CAAGGTAACGGCCGTAATATCCGCCGCGATGCAACACCTTTCTCGTGTCGCCTACGAGAGCGTGCACGACGAGGCTCGCATCCTCGAACGTAGCCGGAACGCCCGCTGTGTACAGCACGGTCTTGCCCCCGGGAAGAGCCTGGGGCCAGCGGTGCGAGACCTCCTGGGAGGCCTGATCGGGTATGGTCAGGGTCTGCGGGGTGCCTCCCGCCGACGACACGCGCAAAAGGCCCCCGCTCCTCGAACTGGGAGCAAAGAAGATCGTTCCGTCCTCTGCCCAGGTCCCGCCTCGGGGGTTCTCGGCGTCGCAGATCGCGACGACCGCGCCGCCCGAGACCGAGACTTTCTTCAGCTTTCCGTCCGCGAAAAACGCGATCCACTCCCCGTCAGGAGAGAAGAACGGGTCGCGGGCTCCTTCCGTCCCCGCAAGCGGTGCGGCGTCGAGCTGTTCCATCCGCCGGAGGTGGAGAAACGGGGGTTCGTCCGCACCTTCGCTCGCGACGAAAACCAGGAGGCGACCATCGGGCGAGAGGATCGCGGCGGGCCCGTATAGGGTCGGCGCGAGCGACGCCGCAGCGCCCAGCTCGGCGCTCAGGCGCAGGGTTGGAGCGGGCTGGGGCGCCGGGCGCCACGGCGCCCAGAGCGCGAGCGAGACCAGCGCCAGCACCAGAGCGAGAAACCACGGGATCGCCCACATTCGCGAAGAGACTCGGAATCGGACAGTATTCGGCGTGCCGAGCGGCTGCTCGAGAGCGATCCGCGCCTCCCCGATCGCCTGCAGCCGCTGCCTCGGCTCCTTGGTCAGACACCGATGCAGTAGGTTCCGCAGAGTCGAAGGAGTGCTTGCAGGAACCGCGTCCCACTCCGGCTCCGTCTTCAGCACTGCCGCTAGGATGTCGCTCGCCGTCTCGCCGGTGAAGAGCCGCTTGCCCGTCAGCATCTCGAACAGCACCACGCCGAAGGCCCAAATGTCCGCGCGCTTGTCTACCATCCCTCCACGCGCTTGCTCGGGTGCCATGTACGCAGCGGTGCCGAGGATGAGGCCGGCTTCCGTCATCTGCCGCGACATCGTCGGCGACTGAGAGAGCCCATCCATTCCCGCGGCTTCAGGCTCTCCCCCGTAGGCCTTCGCTAGACCGAAGTCGAGGATCTTGACCGTGCCGTCCTTGGTGAGCTTGAGATTGGCGGGCTTGAGGTCGCGATGGACGACGCCCTTCTCGTGCGCGGCTTCGAGGCCTTCGGCGATCTGCTTGCCAATGGCAACGGCTTCATCGATGGGTAGCGCACCGCGCTTCAGACGCTCGGAGAGTTCTTCTCCTTCGACGAGCTCGAGCGCCAGTGCCACCACGCCGTTCGATTCTTCAAGCCCGAAGATGGCAGCGATGTTCGAATGATTGAGCGACGCCAGGACCTGCGCCTCCCGCCGGAAACGCGCGACACGCTCGGCATCTTGTGCGAATGCGGCGGGCAAGACCTTGATCGCTACGTCGCGGTTGAGGTTCGTGTCCCGTGCGCGGTACACCTCCCCCATGCCGCCAGCGCCGATTGGCGACTGGATCTCGTATGGCCCCAGACGCGATCCGTCAATCAGGCGATGGAAGATCTCGCCG
This Vicinamibacteria bacterium DNA region includes the following protein-coding sequences:
- a CDS encoding protein kinase, with product MPKARESGRGEIFHRLIDGSRLGPYEIQSPIGAGGMGEVYRARDTNLNRDVAIKVLPAAFAQDAERVARFRREAQVLASLNHSNIAAIFGLEESNGVVALALELVEGEELSERLKRGALPIDEAVAIGKQIAEGLEAAHEKGVVHRDLKPANLKLTKDGTVKILDFGLAKAYGGEPEAAGMDGLSQSPTMSRQMTEAGLILGTAAYMAPEQARGGMVDKRADIWAFGVVLFEMLTGKRLFTGETASDILAAVLKTEPEWDAVPASTPSTLRNLLHRCLTKEPRQRLQAIGEARIALEQPLGTPNTVRFRVSSRMWAIPWFLALVLALVSLALWAPWRPAPQPAPTLRLSAELGAAASLAPTLYGPAAILSPDGRLLVFVASEGADEPPFLHLRRMEQLDAAPLAGTEGARDPFFSPDGEWIAFFADGKLKKVSVSGGAVVAICDAENPRGGTWAEDGTIFFAPSSRSGGLLRVSSAGGTPQTLTIPDQASQEVSHRWPQALPGGKTVLYTAGVPATFEDASLVVHALVGDTRKVLHRGGYYGRYLASGHLVFIHEGTLFAAPFDLGRLELTGQPVPVLADVTTNPASGGAQFAFSSDGTVAYLRGEDLGFSVLIQWMDREGKLRPLRGAPGIYRNIGFSPDGRKLALDFFEGKNRDVWVYEWERDTLSRLTSDPGEDRQPAWTPDGRRIAFSSARSDRATGNLYWQRADGTGEAERLTESKNEQFPRSWHPSEKLLAFDESNPQTSADILILPFTGDEVSGWKPGKPTAFLSSPFSEFEAAFSPDGRWLAYSSNESGRVEVYVRPFPGPGGKWQVSTGGGEWATWSRSRRELFYRAEDGRILVAGYTAEGDSLRFEKPRAWSPGLVPTGGIGNRTYDLHPDGERVAVVKVSGDGAEVRRDKVVLIQNFFDELRRIAPVGKR